One Weissella ceti DNA window includes the following coding sequences:
- a CDS encoding tyrosine-type recombinase/integrase: MKYEYTKEKRDPQIQWYKTESGKRWRVKFSVMKKGTRHHLQKNGLKSFADAQLVKAQMLTELDRNNFVYSKNTTVQEYWLEYYDSKSQSDEWRATTAQSFKNVFRIYILPYLSDRKLSELTRQDIQNWLNKISIEKDLSKSTVRNARTMLKAMLEQAVIDDYLPKNPARKISIIGREEKDKSMTADEYQKVREYMADTNKTTAIERGIFELSLYGLRRGEIVGMRVQYITPTSVEVAGQLNKFGEYTETKTGKKGERTIPITPDTYRVLSEALEERRQQLSTKESRILNASDYAFSKRDGKQLTGNYVYRLFEKMSADLGFNVHPHKMRHAFTTIAFSTPGLNPKDIMHILGHSSLKMSMHYNTGTDEGMEKVVNSTFGSSAEVPH; encoded by the coding sequence ATGAAGTACGAATACACTAAAGAAAAGCGCGATCCACAAATTCAATGGTATAAAACAGAATCTGGTAAACGCTGGCGAGTTAAGTTTTCAGTTATGAAGAAAGGCACACGACACCATTTGCAAAAAAATGGTTTAAAGTCGTTTGCTGATGCGCAGTTAGTAAAAGCTCAAATGCTAACCGAGTTAGATCGTAACAACTTTGTTTACTCGAAAAATACCACTGTTCAAGAATATTGGCTTGAATACTATGACAGTAAGTCACAATCAGACGAATGGCGAGCAACAACAGCCCAGTCTTTTAAGAACGTGTTTCGGATTTACATTCTCCCCTATCTAAGCGATCGCAAATTATCCGAGTTAACGCGCCAAGACATTCAAAATTGGCTCAATAAGATAAGCATCGAAAAAGATTTGAGTAAATCTACTGTTCGAAATGCTAGAACAATGTTAAAAGCTATGCTTGAGCAAGCTGTAATTGATGACTATCTACCCAAGAACCCCGCCCGGAAGATTTCTATTATAGGTCGCGAAGAAAAAGACAAATCTATGACTGCTGATGAGTATCAAAAAGTCAGAGAATATATGGCTGATACAAACAAGACGACTGCCATAGAACGAGGAATTTTCGAATTGTCATTGTATGGTTTGAGGCGTGGTGAAATCGTCGGTATGCGTGTTCAATATATTACCCCTACTTCAGTTGAGGTTGCCGGTCAATTAAATAAGTTTGGCGAATACACAGAAACGAAGACTGGAAAAAAAGGCGAACGCACTATTCCCATAACGCCCGATACGTATCGAGTACTATCTGAAGCGTTAGAAGAAAGACGTCAACAACTTTCAACCAAAGAGTCGCGTATATTAAACGCTTCTGATTATGCATTTTCTAAGCGGGACGGAAAACAGTTGACCGGAAATTATGTGTATAGGCTTTTTGAAAAAATGTCTGCTGATTTAGGGTTTAACGTTCACCCTCATAAAATGAGGCATGCGTTTACGACGATCGCATTCAGCACCCCGGGACTTAATCCCAAGGATATTATGCACATACTTGGACACTCTAGCTTGAAAATGTCGATGCATTACAACACAGGAACAGACGAAGGTATGGAGAAAGTGGTGAATTCTACATTTGGTAGTTCCGCGGAAGTTCCGCATTAA